GAGTCTCACAGTCCAGATCATTCCAGAACCATCTACCTGTAAGTACCAACAACATGTGAGTCAGTCACTGCTACAGACCAAGACCGAGACGTTCACGTTAAtatggtttgttttattatagtgACAATTTGGTGATTTACCTTCAGCATTTAAGTGTAGACAGTCCTCATTGCCCTGCCAGTTGTCAGGTTGTCCAGGACGCCAGTTTGCATATGTGAAAGGTGTTCCATCAGTCCATCTCCACTTGCCCTCCTATAAACCAGAAGAGAATCAAATGTAGTGacgtgtttcagtgtctgatgaagACAAATCCAACCACAGGACACTGACTGTGTTTAGGGTTGATGGAGGGGACACAGAATAAGTCAGGAGAGACACATTCAGGCTGGTTTGAGCTACAAAGCCATGAATTAGTTGTTATGTGTCAACATCAGTCACCAAGAGTCAGTGATTATGTGAACAGTGCAGAAAGAGAATTCAATAGTTGTTCTTTAAAGAAGAACTTCATGACATCTGATAAAATGACTGAGTGTCTGATCTGAGTCAGTGTTGGTTTGGACTGAAGTTTGACAATGAAGAAGGAGAATCAACATTAGCAGCTTCTACCATAACACATGTCCATTGTTGTCAGCAGTCCAGTTGCgttgtgggtaatgtaggctgTTCATTGTGATGGTGACAATATGACATATAGGACAAAGCCAATATCAGCTGAGTATTTATCTGACAGACTGTGTGAATTTACCTGTGTAATATCATGGCCTCCAAGCCATATGAGTCCAGTCCCTTTAGCGTCAGTGATCACTTTCTGAATCACTGCATACTCCTCAGCATCACGCACAGATGTAAGCCATCCGCCCTGACGAAGAcagtttttctacagtgcagataaatagacagtggagtcagtaaagaagcaaaatgagctgagtagtaggaaaacaccaaggcaggaatagatgccagtgttaaagtgaacacagaccaaataaacagtgtagaatcattgtggactgaatccacatcaCTCTGATTACCTGAGCGTCAGTCCAGGTCATGGCTTTGGGAACAAAGATGAAGCAACGATTTTTACTGGGCCTCCAAACGTCCCGACAATCAAAGGAAAATgctaaagacaaacaaaatgcataatGTTGAGTTTCTCATGAATTTAAACCACCTCCCTGTTTCTGACAAAGATACTAACAATTACCTTTGTTTCCCTTCAGTGTGTTGGGCTAGTAAAATTAACCACTTTCTCCTTGaatctacatatatatatgttatataggGAATCACTGCATCTCTTCCTGTGACACATTAAAACTCATTATGTCCAAAATTATTAAACAGTTTCCTTTGGTccacagctgcatctttggatgaaggtgagaaaatacagaaatgaccataaaggaaataatcaggttttatttctgatgtgtCTTAATGTATGAAGAAGTACAAAGCCCTTAGTTTGCCTTAAAGTaagtcagagagaaggaaatgtgCAGGATGTTGTATCTAACTCTGATGAACAAAGTGGTCAAAGTCCAATAACACAAACTCTAATAGACTGGGTTGGAATTTGGGCAGTGCAGCTCTGTGTAGAACATCCTGTCAGCATCATTTCCAGAGACACAACAGGTGGAAAGACATTATATTGATCCATTTCATATCTGTGTTGGGCTCTAGGAAACTTAACGCAGAAGTCATTTGGTTTGATCcacagaatatatacatttataacatctGGATATCTAttccataaacatatatacacacaatatatagtgTAGTAATACTCACGCTGAGCTGAGGTCTGAGCCAACagggcacaaagaagagcagccagaatcagagtcttcatggtgaagatgatgcagatgttaaagatgaggctgatatctctgtagggaacagacctgtaaagactgacagcctgtcaaagacaagacaccagATGATCAGGGAGTTGGAGTCTCTGGTATTTATGTAGTGAGGCTGTTTGCTGAgcataaatgtttttcagcaacGCCCtgaattaattgaaaaaaattcACAGATAGCGGCTGTTTGAGCCACCCAGTGCAAACGGCAGAGAGACACCACAAACCTTAAGGCCATAACATCAAAGAACGTCCTGATGTgacttttactgtgtttattagttcagACGTGTCAGCAGGACAGACTGAACAGTGTAGACAGTTGTAGGCAGCAGAGATACaacaaaaacctttcaaatCCCTTGTTAacagattgttgctgctgatgttgtggatgtaaataaaagacaaaacccaGCTGGTGGAGAATTTCTGGGTAAATGTTGATGGGAGCTGTAGTTTTTGCTCACACTAGCAGCATGTTAGCCTGCTACAATGctgaacaaacatatttattattccaCCTGCTCAGAATCAgcatgaacaaatgaaacatcacCTTGAGTCAACTGGCAGTTTTAAGGAAAACCAAACTCTGATCCAACCTTTCATCATGATCTGGGAGCTGTTTGGGGAACTGATGGTGGATCTTTGTTGGAGgaggaaaagctgcaaattcAGGACAGTGACATTAACTTAAGTCAAACAGGCCTGCAGTGTTAGTCAGCACTAACTAATCCAATCCAAACTGAAAACTTCAGACATTAGTGACCTGCTAGTTATTTTCCAGTCTGACAGTGGTGCCATATctcagtgaaaactgttttattagttAACCTTTAcattgtgtaaaaatgtcattagaGGACAAAGCAACAGAAtctcagagcagtgtgaagtAGCAGGAAACTGTCATCTACAAATTTAGGTCTCAgattaacagaaaatgaacaggtttgaataaaaaatcaaatatcctTATGATAAAATCAGGAATTTCCAGTAAGACCTCTGCTTTGGGCTTTTGCTgtctgagatattcactaaataCTCCATCGctctgggccatcttcctgGTGTACTTATGGATCTTTGGTGGTTTTTCTCAGATGGTGGCTAtaatgctcaccagtcctcgacCTCCTTCAGTCCTCTTAGTGTACggtctcaggatgctggatttgggatGAAActctccatgcattgtgaggagcttccttgtcttgacatcagcagcctctatctcctcttttggccagcttattatacCAGCGGGGTATCCGATGCCCGGCAGCTGCTTTacttgcagcttcttcttgaTTCCTATTTGCCTTTGGGATTCCAAGGttcttgtagcttccctcaacatctgctctgctgccttttGGCAATTcagttccttcagtcctgacaaccctttctctctctgttatcatccgaccacacttatccagtccaaatgacattccagtgtcattgctgtagaccctggtggtgtggatcagtgagtcgatgtcttcGATGTCTTTCTTGTAATCAATCCGGGCAGTCTACAGGTTAGTCAGTCTGGTCTTACAGTGTTCTGCCCCCCTGGTGTTCTTCCCCATTCCTTTCTGAGCCCTGCTCAAGTATtcagccatgtgcttactcgTATTAGCCGCTAtaatgcctgacaggagcttccatgttgtgcagagacaggttattggatggtagttggatgggactgctcccttttgggggtccttcaggatcaagACTGTACTTCCTTCAGTTATCCATTCAGGGTGAGTCCCATCTATttgcagctggttcatttgatctgccaggcgctcatggagtggagttagcttctttagacagtaggtgtggatcatgtcagttCCTGGTGCTGATCAGTTCGCCTGATCTAAGGgagcggctaggagtataagggtgaaAACGTTCAGTAAGATAAGATGGGGCATGgccatttaaagattttaaaacaaataataaaaccttaaaatgaaccctaaaagacactggcagccaatGGAGTGCAGCCAGCATTGGTTTGATGTGCTCGTTTTTTCACTttccagttaaaagacgagccaccgcattttggaccagctggagacgtgAAAGGGATGCCTGACTAACCCCAACATACAGAGCATTACAATAGTCAAGgcgtgatgtaacaaaggcatgCATTGCTAGCTCAAAGTGCTGCCTTGACACTAGAGGTTGTAGTTTTGGCAAACGCCTTAAGTGGAAAAAACTGGATTTTACCACCGCACCAATTTGCTTATCAAATTTAAGATCCGTGTCCATTTTGAAGCCTTAATTAGTGACCAGTGGTCTAAGATGTGATGTCAAGGGGCCTAGATTCACACCAGAAGATTCACTGGAAGCATTAGAGCCAACCAGCATTACTTCCATCTTTGCCTCATTAAAGTGTAGAAAATTTAATGCCATCCAGGCTTGAATGTCATCAAGACATGCGAGCAAAAGTGCAATTGAAAAACCCTCCTTTTAAACCTGggtatcatctgcataacaatagAAAGATATGCCATGTTTTCTGAAGATGAAACCCAGAGGAAGTAAGTAgagggaaaaaagcaaaggccCCAAAACTGAACCTTGGGGAACCCCAGAGGACAGACAAGCAGAGGAGTATTAAAAGCTggcaagacccacagagaaagttcTAGCTGCCAGGTAAGACCTAAACGACTCCAATGCAAGACCACGGATACCTACAACGTCATGCAGGCGAGAAATCAAAATGTGgtggtcaactgtgtcaaaggcagcagataaaTCAAGAAGAATAAGAACCACGAAACCGCCAGTATCAGAACAAgtgaaaatatcattaaaaactttaattaaagctgactctgtgctgtggtgtggttTGAAACCGGACTGAAAGATCTCAAGGATCTCATGCTCATCCAAAAACGCTTTCAATTGAGTATACacaactttttctaaaacctttgaaaaaaaaacagtagtcCAGAAATAGGTCTATAGTTAGCCAGAACAGatggatcaagactaggtttCTTTGTAAGCGGTTGCACTACCACATGTTTGAAATTAGAAGGAACAACACCAGACGATAGActactgttaataatgttaaggaCCAATTTGCCTACACAGGgaaaaacttctttaaaaaaccaGGAGGGAGCTGGATCGCGAGGGGAGCCTGTGGAATTAAGAGAGCAAACCACATCCTCTAGCTGTGACATATATATTGGTTGGAATTGAACAACTCCTGTGTTTCTATTGCTCATTTTTGTAATGATGTAGGCCagtagcgttaaggaccttgcctaagggcccacactaGTGGCACCCTGATCAGGACTTGAACCTCCCCAAACCCCGATCTGCTGTACCTGGTATCACTGATCAGGTTTCAAGAAAGTGTTTTTGTGAGGGATCATAGgtcagtgaaaacagtttattagttgttgtgaaataatttcattacaGGACACAGCAAACGAAtctcagagcagtgtgaagtATCATGAAACTGTCATCTCCAGGTTTAAGTCTCAGATTAACAGAAAGGAGACTGATCTGACAAGTGAAGGTAAATGATGCTCAAAGTCTAATCATgtatacccactttttcctaaccagggtcacaggatctgctggagccaatcccagctgccttttttatctttaataatATTGTAGATTCTGGTTTGCACAGATGAGGCCATGAGAGTTGAATCCAGATATTGTTCTCATGAAATACGTTGATCTTGTGATCaagatatttgatatttgtgtaGGGAAATAGCTCAAAAAACCCTTTAGCCTCTAGTCTCTGCCAACACATGTCCTGAGAAGAGAACGGTTCctgctgttttaacatgttattgaactttttatttactttctaTCAGGCAACATTAAAGTTTGCTCTGACTGTTTGTAATGAGCAGGTGACAGATCAGCTTTGGGCGACATGTGAAACTGATCCAGGGCGTTGTTGGACCAGAGACACTGAGTCTGTCTTCGTGGGAAGGCCTCCAGGTAGATAGATAATAGGAACTTATCTGGTATGAGAGCTCCAGGGGGATTTGACATCAGCTCATTTTGTCAACTAGTCAAAGTCCATTAATAACAACAGGCCTACAGATTCAATCACATAGAAATTTACAGTCACTGACCTCCAGATACTCTGGTGTTATCCTGACTGTGTTTCTGACAAATGAACTGAGCAGCTAAATGAACTCAGGAAGGTTTTGTTGCTCAACTGAAGATATTTTCCAAGACTCTAAAGTCTCCACGTGGCTTCAGTCCAAACTGGATCCAAACAAACTTTAGGTCTTGTCTCAGTGAACACAATGTTTCCGCCTTAAGACacaattaaatgtaatttttttgcAAATTCGTGTTTGTACTGATTGTAGGGGCTCAAAGAGCAGGATCTGTGAAACCTTTAGTCTAATTCAGGGCGTTTCTGAAGAAGAAGATGTATGCTGAGAAAACAGCCTCACTACATAAATACCAGTGACTCCAACTCCCTGATCATctggtgtcttgtctttgacaggctgtcagtctttacaggtctgttccctacagagatatcagcctcatctttaacatctgcatcatcttcaccatgaagactctgattctggctgctcttATTTGTGCCCTGTTGGCTCTGGACACAGCTGAGGGTGAGTATTACTAcactatatattgtgtgtatatatgtttatggaaTAGATATGATCG
The window above is part of the Mastacembelus armatus chromosome 18, fMasArm1.2, whole genome shotgun sequence genome. Proteins encoded here:
- the LOC113141466 gene encoding ladderlectin-like; translation: MKTLILAALLCALLAQTSAQPFSFDCRDVWRPSKNRCFIFVPKAMTWTDAQKNCLRQGGWLTSVRDAEEYAVIQKVITDAKGTGLIWLGGHDITQEGKWRWTDGTPFTYANWRPGQPDNWQGNEDCLHLNAEGRWFWNDLDCETPLPSVCAKNL